A genomic region of Halobaculum lipolyticum contains the following coding sequences:
- a CDS encoding TRAP transporter permease, translating into MTTNDTDTDGSTANGTADTTGPGADPSPPETGADADLATDGGSVARDDDTEELTVEETEEILEEIEHRRSLRGAAAVAVAVIGICFSLFQLALAARSFTFTIPLPLVADVQISLQLLQANAVHVAFALVLTFLLFPASTGDGVFVRGFGRITSSVDRRTSAEGPVARVTDAVARPFRWTAVDPDRTRVTPFDLLCIAVAVLSAIYFLTEFSEIQRMRVFGLESGRPVTEVYAFLEPVLGGVPVVSEFSYAFFLGIAGVLLVLEATRRTLGLPLMIIVATFIVYARWGYLISSSTPFLGLLAIPELTWPDIVQNLWYNTENGVFGIPVTVSVSFIYIFILFGSFLEMSGAGQWFIDLAYAATGQRKGGPAKASILASGFMGTISGSSIANTVTTGAFTIPLMKRSGYSPEFSGAVESSASSGGQILPPVMGAAAFLMVQYTATPFREIIVLSTIPAIVFFFGVWVMVHLKAVQEGIGGLDPSETADLGDHLLTGWFYLVPIVLLLYYLIVARLSVSRSAWFTLVALVALITVIAAYSEQTRVTLAALLVAVVGAEFASLVVAGVPVLALAGGAGGAGLAPAAAASVVLGRIGWYAILAGVVTMLVHSDVQSAVLDLNPSVQATADDVGDRLGSDLADDQLFRVGTFVVKSMEEGARTAVPVVVAVAAAGIIPGVISVSGLGPNLTSLLLALSGGSIVVMLLVTAFASIVLGMGMPTTVTYIILISMLATPLVEFGIPLLAAHLFILYFGVIADITPPVAVAAYAASGVAKSDPFQTGVKAFSLSLNKAIVPFAFVLAPGIVLLRARANAADLPIRERYRVVGFADLADLSYSVPEILIPVVGVFVGVVALGATVIGTLYTRVNRYERAGFALSSLLLMAPGLLSTTVFDLLGFAGVTVSVDALVLDLTLRAAGLIVFAALAAKNRREYTAGADRSDVPSV; encoded by the coding sequence ATGACGACGAACGACACCGACACCGACGGCTCGACGGCGAACGGAACCGCAGACACCACGGGACCCGGAGCCGATCCCTCGCCACCGGAGACGGGAGCGGACGCCGACCTCGCGACGGACGGCGGCTCCGTCGCCCGGGACGACGACACGGAGGAACTCACCGTCGAGGAGACCGAGGAGATCCTCGAGGAGATCGAACACCGACGCTCGCTGCGGGGCGCCGCGGCCGTCGCCGTCGCGGTCATCGGGATCTGCTTCTCGCTGTTCCAGTTGGCGCTGGCGGCGCGCAGTTTCACGTTCACGATCCCGCTGCCGCTCGTCGCGGACGTTCAGATATCGCTGCAACTCCTCCAGGCGAACGCGGTCCACGTGGCGTTCGCGCTCGTGCTCACCTTCCTGCTGTTCCCCGCGAGCACCGGCGACGGCGTCTTCGTGCGGGGGTTCGGACGGATCACGTCGTCGGTCGACCGCCGAACCAGCGCCGAGGGCCCCGTCGCACGGGTGACCGACGCGGTCGCTCGGCCGTTCCGTTGGACGGCCGTCGACCCCGACCGGACCCGTGTCACGCCGTTCGACCTGCTGTGTATCGCCGTAGCGGTGCTGTCGGCGATCTACTTCCTCACGGAGTTCTCCGAGATCCAGCGGATGCGGGTGTTCGGACTCGAGTCCGGCCGCCCGGTGACGGAGGTGTACGCGTTCTTGGAGCCGGTGCTCGGCGGCGTCCCCGTCGTGAGCGAGTTCTCCTACGCGTTCTTCCTCGGCATCGCGGGCGTCCTGTTGGTGTTGGAGGCGACCCGGCGGACGCTCGGGCTCCCCCTCATGATCATCGTCGCGACGTTCATCGTGTACGCCCGTTGGGGGTACCTCATCAGCAGCTCCACGCCGTTCCTCGGCCTGCTCGCGATCCCGGAGCTGACGTGGCCGGACATCGTCCAGAACCTCTGGTACAACACCGAGAACGGGGTGTTCGGGATCCCGGTCACCGTCTCCGTGAGCTTCATCTACATCTTCATCCTGTTCGGGTCGTTCCTGGAGATGAGCGGCGCGGGGCAGTGGTTCATCGACCTCGCGTACGCGGCGACCGGCCAGCGCAAGGGCGGGCCGGCGAAAGCGAGCATCCTCGCGAGCGGCTTCATGGGCACCATCTCGGGGTCGTCGATCGCCAACACCGTCACCACCGGCGCGTTCACGATCCCGCTGATGAAGCGCTCGGGCTACTCCCCGGAGTTCTCCGGCGCCGTCGAGTCGTCGGCCTCCTCGGGCGGACAGATCCTCCCGCCGGTGATGGGCGCGGCCGCGTTCCTGATGGTCCAGTACACCGCGACCCCGTTCCGGGAGATCATCGTCCTGTCGACGATCCCGGCGATCGTCTTCTTCTTCGGCGTCTGGGTGATGGTCCACCTGAAGGCGGTCCAGGAGGGGATCGGCGGGCTGGACCCGAGCGAGACGGCCGACCTCGGCGACCACCTGCTGACCGGGTGGTTCTACCTCGTCCCGATCGTGTTGCTGCTGTACTACCTCATCGTCGCGCGGCTGTCGGTGTCGCGTTCCGCGTGGTTCACCCTCGTCGCGTTGGTCGCGCTGATCACGGTGATCGCCGCGTACAGCGAGCAGACGCGCGTGACCTTGGCGGCACTCCTGGTCGCCGTCGTGGGCGCCGAGTTCGCCAGCCTCGTCGTCGCCGGCGTCCCCGTGCTCGCGCTCGCGGGCGGCGCCGGCGGCGCCGGACTCGCTCCCGCGGCGGCGGCGTCGGTGGTGCTCGGCCGGATCGGCTGGTACGCGATCCTCGCGGGCGTCGTGACGATGCTCGTCCACAGCGACGTCCAGTCGGCGGTGTTGGACCTGAACCCGAGCGTCCAGGCGACGGCAGACGACGTTGGCGACCGGCTCGGCAGCGACCTCGCCGACGACCAACTGTTCCGGGTCGGCACGTTCGTGGTCAAGTCGATGGAGGAGGGCGCTCGGACGGCCGTCCCCGTCGTCGTCGCCGTCGCGGCCGCGGGCATCATCCCCGGCGTCATCAGCGTCTCCGGGCTGGGACCGAACCTCACGTCGCTGCTGCTCGCGCTGTCGGGCGGGTCGATCGTCGTGATGTTGCTCGTCACCGCGTTCGCGAGCATCGTCCTCGGGATGGGGATGCCGACGACGGTGACGTACATCATCCTCATCTCGATGCTGGCGACGCCGCTCGTGGAGTTCGGCATCCCGCTGTTGGCCGCCCACCTGTTCATCCTCTACTTCGGCGTCATCGCCGACATCACCCCGCCGGTGGCCGTCGCCGCCTACGCCGCCAGCGGCGTCGCGAAGTCCGACCCGTTCCAGACGGGCGTGAAGGCGTTCTCGCTGTCGCTCAACAAGGCGATCGTTCCCTTCGCGTTCGTGCTGGCGCCGGGGATCGTCCTCCTCCGCGCGCGAGCGAACGCCGCCGACCTCCCGATCCGCGAGCGGTACCGCGTCGTCGGCTTCGCGGATCTGGCGGACCTGTCGTACTCCGTTCCGGAGATCCTGATCCCCGTCGTCGGCGTGTTCGTCGGCGTCGTCGCGCTGGGCGCCACCGTCATCGGCACCCTGTACACCCGGGTGAACCGGTACGAGCGGGCGGGGTTCGCGCTCAGTTCGCTGCTGCTCATGGCGCCGGGCTTACTCTCGACGACGGTGTTCGACCTCCTCGGCTTCGCGGGAGTCACCGTCTCCGTCGACGCGCTCGTGCTCGATCTGACGCTCCGGGCCGCCGGGCTGATCGTGTTCGCCGCGCTCGCGGCGAAGAACCGACGCGAGTACACCGCCGGCGCCGACCGGAGCGACGTCCCGTCGGTGTGA
- a CDS encoding PAS domain-containing protein, whose translation MVSREVVADLLRLDDERFSRRVPEALPAHAYDTGRLDRLGDPARPPPDPPGGSGSLADHEGAFVRRIRVLDDAPLGITLTGPAYADNPVVYANRTFRELTGYELDDLRGDNLRLLQGTDTAPEPVADLREALSTWSRTTVELTNYRRDGTPFRNRVSIVPVTDPAGSVVNWIGLQRAVEE comes from the coding sequence ATGGTCTCACGGGAGGTCGTCGCCGACCTGCTTCGACTCGACGACGAGCGGTTCAGCCGGCGCGTCCCGGAGGCGCTCCCGGCGCACGCGTACGACACCGGGCGGCTCGACCGCCTCGGCGACCCCGCGCGGCCGCCGCCGGACCCGCCCGGAGGGTCGGGATCGCTCGCCGACCACGAGGGCGCGTTCGTGCGTCGGATCCGCGTCCTCGACGACGCGCCGCTCGGGATCACGCTCACCGGTCCCGCGTACGCGGACAACCCGGTCGTGTACGCGAACCGGACGTTCCGGGAGCTGACCGGCTACGAACTCGACGACCTCCGCGGCGACAACCTCCGGCTGCTCCAGGGGACCGACACCGCTCCCGAACCGGTCGCTGACCTGCGGGAGGCGCTGTCGACGTGGAGCCGGACGACCGTCGAACTCACGAACTACCGGCGCGACGGCACGCCGTTCCGCAACCGAGTGTCGATCGTTCCGGTGACCGACCCGGCCGGCTCGGTGGTGAACTGGATCGGACTCCAACGCGCGGTCGAGGAGTGA
- a CDS encoding glucan 1,4-alpha-glucosidase, translated as MRLRDALDDYKRHRDHPTRFPGERRTTAGLFSGTAGRLVHVSPHGSVRDYGYPLSGRSGIADSRVALRLDDPPADLDWGDGSVRHADGDGAIVRFDAGDQTYRGATALVETTYETPVGGVTRLDATVDTDGGAAHLTRVAFDDPGRAADAGASLLVGCTFAPEGRDARVGQLRHDGAVEVFHDRERDFIAGAEGLDVHGGGLPASPAAVLGEEPHADDAETLGDRREEDHLGGDVVAGVPVVDGAATVATLLTDREETDRAAALSALDDLFAAVDSEASLAALAADSDGAVSVPDGVARRDAAVDDLRVLSLLSAPTGLRIAGPDFDPHYVHSGGYGYTWFRDDAEISGFLLDADGRSDLGLEGWHRRSARAYLDTQLPDGTWPHRVWPRDGALAPGWANARLEASDDVEYQADQTASVAAFLARVLDGLDDDDPLADELAAALEDALDGMVDSLADDGRPVACQNAWEDASGRFAHTAARFLDALSAIAALGPERFERAVEATDRAALLYDAIDDLWVPERGVYAVNELADGSLDGRLDSATFALADAHRTYATIGEIGETRRNRLVEHLDATIDGLYHDPADGAVEGLIRYEGDAWRQRDQGHEKIWTVSTAWGANAAAELSALLADEGDARADEFGARARDLLALVGPDGPLTVPGGYQPEQFFDDGTPDSATPLGWPHAIRLATTALLDERGALDVEADGERVHADD; from the coding sequence ATGCGACTCCGTGACGCACTCGACGACTACAAGCGACACCGGGACCACCCGACCCGGTTCCCCGGCGAGCGCCGCACGACCGCCGGGCTGTTCTCGGGGACCGCTGGCCGGCTCGTCCACGTCTCCCCCCACGGGTCGGTCCGGGACTACGGCTACCCCCTCTCGGGGCGTTCCGGTATCGCCGACTCGCGGGTCGCGCTCCGGCTCGACGACCCGCCGGCCGACCTCGACTGGGGCGACGGCTCCGTGCGCCACGCCGACGGCGACGGCGCCATCGTCCGGTTCGACGCCGGCGACCAGACGTACCGGGGCGCGACGGCGCTCGTCGAGACGACGTACGAGACGCCGGTCGGCGGCGTCACGCGGCTCGACGCGACCGTCGACACCGACGGCGGGGCGGCCCACCTGACCCGGGTCGCGTTCGACGACCCCGGCCGGGCCGCCGACGCCGGCGCGTCGCTGTTGGTCGGCTGCACGTTCGCCCCGGAGGGGCGCGACGCCCGCGTCGGCCAACTCCGCCACGACGGCGCCGTCGAAGTGTTCCACGACCGCGAGCGCGACTTCATCGCCGGCGCGGAGGGTCTCGACGTGCACGGCGGCGGACTGCCCGCGTCGCCGGCGGCGGTGCTGGGCGAGGAACCCCACGCCGACGACGCCGAGACGCTCGGCGACCGCCGCGAGGAGGACCACCTCGGCGGCGACGTCGTCGCCGGGGTCCCGGTCGTCGACGGCGCCGCGACGGTCGCGACGCTGCTCACCGACCGCGAGGAGACCGACCGCGCGGCGGCGCTGTCGGCGCTCGATGACCTGTTCGCCGCCGTCGACTCCGAGGCGAGCTTAGCGGCGCTGGCCGCCGACAGCGACGGCGCGGTGTCGGTCCCCGACGGCGTCGCCCGCAGGGACGCCGCCGTCGACGACCTCCGGGTGCTGTCGCTGTTGTCCGCCCCGACCGGGCTGCGGATCGCCGGTCCGGACTTCGACCCCCACTACGTCCACTCGGGCGGCTACGGCTACACGTGGTTCCGGGACGACGCGGAGATCTCGGGGTTCCTGCTGGACGCCGACGGCCGATCCGACCTCGGACTCGAGGGGTGGCACCGACGCAGCGCCCGCGCGTACCTCGACACCCAACTCCCCGACGGCACGTGGCCCCACCGCGTGTGGCCGCGCGACGGCGCGCTCGCCCCCGGCTGGGCCAACGCCCGGCTCGAGGCGTCCGACGACGTGGAGTACCAGGCCGACCAGACCGCCAGCGTCGCGGCGTTCCTCGCGCGCGTGCTCGACGGTCTCGACGACGACGACCCGCTCGCCGACGAACTGGCGGCCGCGCTGGAGGACGCCCTCGACGGGATGGTCGACTCGCTGGCCGACGACGGCCGGCCGGTCGCCTGCCAGAACGCCTGGGAGGACGCCAGCGGCCGGTTCGCGCACACGGCGGCGCGGTTCCTCGACGCCCTCTCGGCGATCGCGGCGCTGGGTCCCGAGCGGTTCGAGCGCGCCGTCGAGGCGACCGACCGCGCGGCGCTGTTGTACGACGCGATCGACGACCTCTGGGTTCCCGAACGGGGCGTGTACGCCGTCAACGAGTTGGCCGACGGCTCGCTGGACGGGCGCCTCGACTCGGCGACGTTCGCGCTCGCGGACGCCCACCGGACGTACGCGACGATCGGCGAGATCGGCGAGACGCGGCGCAACCGCCTCGTCGAACACCTCGACGCGACGATCGACGGGCTGTACCACGACCCCGCCGACGGCGCCGTCGAGGGGCTGATCCGGTACGAGGGCGACGCGTGGCGCCAGCGCGACCAGGGTCACGAGAAGATCTGGACCGTCTCGACGGCGTGGGGCGCCAACGCCGCCGCGGAGCTGTCGGCCCTCCTCGCCGACGAGGGCGACGCCCGCGCCGACGAGTTCGGTGCCCGCGCTCGCGACCTGCTCGCCCTCGTCGGTCCCGACGGGCCGCTGACGGTGCCGGGCGGCTACCAGCCCGAGCAGTTCTTCGACGACGGGACGCCCGACAGCGCGACGCCGCTGGGGTGGCCCCACGCCATCCGGCTGGCGACGACGGCGCTGCTCGACGAGCGGGGCGCCCTCGACGTCGAGGCGGACGGGGAACGGGTCCACGCGGACGACTGA
- a CDS encoding DUF1850 domain-containing protein, which produces MVLATALAGVAVAAPTGPALVVEDLDSGERYLTVPVDDGSTVALEYTHSVEKSRVYDEYRVDGRTLVNTRMEFESYGWGLPSGADVETVNGTLVYDPEEPITELETLLVSPGRIAGHTLIVDDRRYDLVARTNASDVRIRIERRSLTDLLG; this is translated from the coding sequence TTGGTCCTCGCGACGGCGCTGGCGGGAGTCGCCGTCGCCGCGCCGACCGGCCCGGCGCTCGTCGTCGAGGACCTCGACTCCGGCGAGCGCTACCTCACGGTCCCGGTCGACGACGGCAGCACGGTCGCGCTGGAGTACACCCACAGCGTCGAGAAGTCCCGCGTCTACGACGAGTACCGGGTCGACGGGCGCACGCTGGTGAACACGCGCATGGAGTTCGAGTCGTACGGCTGGGGGCTCCCGTCCGGCGCGGACGTCGAGACCGTGAACGGGACGCTCGTGTACGACCCCGAGGAGCCGATCACGGAGTTGGAGACGCTGCTCGTCTCGCCGGGCCGGATCGCCGGCCACACCCTGATCGTCGACGACCGCCGGTACGACCTCGTCGCCCGGACGAACGCCAGCGACGTGCGGATCCGCATCGAACGACGGAGCTTGACCGACTTACTCGGATGA
- a CDS encoding DUF998 domain-containing protein — MSVRTVLSNRLSVDAADTAVAGTSLSLAGVVAFMGIITAEVLYPGYSTRQEISDLGSTVPPDPIIVEPSATIFNTTMLATGVLILVGAAFAHRALARRTLTVPLAVFGAAVFGVGVFPGNVTPWHGLFALATFVAGGVTAVLASRAVDGPFAVLSLLLGGVSLAVLASVFLYGLVLAGPGPLASLGAGGVERWVAYPLLLWVTLLGGYLLGDGEAGRDRAGD; from the coding sequence ATGAGCGTTCGCACGGTGCTTTCGAACCGACTGTCCGTCGACGCGGCGGACACCGCTGTCGCGGGGACGAGTCTCTCGCTGGCCGGCGTGGTCGCGTTCATGGGGATCATCACCGCCGAGGTGTTGTACCCCGGCTACTCGACGCGCCAGGAGATCAGCGACCTGGGGTCGACCGTCCCGCCGGACCCGATCATCGTCGAGCCGTCGGCGACCATCTTCAACACGACGATGCTGGCGACGGGGGTCCTGATCCTCGTGGGTGCGGCGTTCGCCCACCGGGCGCTCGCACGCCGCACGCTGACCGTCCCTCTGGCCGTGTTCGGCGCAGCCGTCTTCGGCGTCGGCGTGTTCCCCGGGAACGTGACGCCGTGGCACGGGCTGTTCGCGCTGGCGACGTTCGTCGCCGGCGGCGTCACCGCGGTGCTCGCGAGTCGGGCGGTCGACGGCCCGTTCGCCGTTCTCTCGCTCCTACTGGGCGGGGTCTCGTTGGCGGTGCTCGCCAGCGTGTTCCTCTACGGTCTCGTCCTCGCCGGTCCCGGTCCGTTGGCGTCCCTCGGCGCCGGCGGCGTGGAGCGGTGGGTCGCGTACCCGCTGTTGCTGTGGGTGACGCTGCTCGGCGGCTACCTGCTGGGCGACGGGGAGGCCGGCCGTGACCGAGCCGGCGACTGA
- a CDS encoding SDR family NAD(P)-dependent oxidoreductase: MDTTMSADTVVLLTGGTSGIGRVAAERLAATGATVVAVGRDRERGRAVAEEATAESAGTVAFRRVDLADRSAVRDLAAAVDDEYGRLDALVHNAGLASATRRETADGVESTFAVNHLAPYLLTHDLIGALADTPGARVVVTASSVHRRGSLDFDDLGFSSGYDALDAYARSKLANVAFTLELAERLRASDRADGVVANCVHPGFVPSTGLYRDVSRRAKLLTRLAGLVPGVGTSAAKAARRLVEVTAAPEYGERTGLYVGGDGPEEPSEAARDPETRDRLWRVSADLVGVDPDWP; encoded by the coding sequence ATGGACACCACGATGTCCGCGGATACGGTCGTCCTCCTCACCGGCGGGACGAGCGGCATCGGGCGCGTCGCCGCGGAGCGGTTGGCGGCGACGGGGGCGACCGTCGTGGCCGTGGGTCGCGACCGCGAACGCGGGCGGGCCGTCGCCGAGGAGGCGACCGCCGAGTCGGCGGGAACCGTCGCGTTCCGCCGCGTCGACCTCGCCGATCGGTCCGCCGTCCGCGACCTCGCGGCGGCGGTCGACGACGAGTACGGCCGCCTCGACGCGCTCGTCCACAACGCGGGGTTGGCCTCGGCGACGCGCCGGGAGACCGCCGACGGCGTCGAGTCGACGTTCGCGGTGAACCACCTCGCGCCGTACCTCCTCACCCACGACCTGATCGGGGCGCTGGCGGACACGCCGGGCGCGCGGGTCGTCGTCACCGCCTCGAGCGTCCACCGGCGAGGGTCGCTCGACTTCGACGACCTCGGGTTCTCGTCGGGGTACGACGCGCTCGACGCCTACGCCCGCTCGAAGCTCGCGAACGTCGCGTTCACCCTCGAACTGGCCGAGCGGCTCCGCGCGAGCGACCGCGCCGACGGAGTCGTCGCCAACTGCGTCCACCCGGGGTTCGTGCCGTCGACGGGGCTGTACCGCGACGTGTCACGGCGCGCGAAGCTGTTGACCCGGTTGGCCGGACTCGTCCCCGGCGTGGGGACGAGCGCCGCGAAGGCCGCCCGACGGCTGGTCGAGGTGACGGCCGCGCCCGAGTACGGCGAGCGCACGGGGCTGTACGTCGGCGGCGACGGGCCGGAGGAGCCGAGCGAGGCGGCGCGCGACCCCGAGACGCGCGACCGCCTGTGGCGGGTCAGCGCCGACCTCGTCGGCGTCGACCCCGACTGGCCGTGA
- a CDS encoding alpha-amylase family glycosyl hydrolase → MSSPPADAEAREDEVPARDDPTHHPGPPRATSVGERVELAPRGLDAVVDVGPDGARTDADGHDAFAWRVASAPAGSEATLGDGTVAHLAPDVPGTYRVELDAPDGVHEQTVRAFPDERAATTLRVSTGAFDVPAAEVTADRVSVAGPFNDWSVGADRPAEDDGDLAYPIRLPPGNHVYSFALDDALGRGVGGEETVPGPGRPRVHLDAEATEGAVVVTAHAEAAPAGADPDVTPAGAEPSVEWLFDGRDDLSAAAVETDGDTLTVPREALPASGVARVHAVPVADRYGVLDTVELSAESASAGDAAAGDTATGDAADAPVVARPNDPPEWVASATIYEVFVRSFAGETPETTFREVERRLPYVESLGVDVLWLTPVLRSPTTHGYHVTDFSDTASDLGTRAEFESLVDACHERGIRVVFDLVINHTSRDHPAFQQHAAGVDAFDEQYERRPAGENPSGVEWAGEGTPAFRFNWERIPDLNYDSPTVRAWMLDVVDEWAAVVDGFRCDVAWGVPHGFWKEAAERLRRDRADFLLLDETIPMDPFMHEAEFHVHYDTTLYDTLRRVGRGDADADALFDALDAGAVQGFPRSAVRMRYVENHDEGRYRAECGVDALRAAAAATFTLPGVPMVYYGQERGMTDYRGEMAWYDGDTALTDYHRRLSAARDEHAALREGAVESLDYEVLGAEDDAAGVDDAAPGSGGGIGIVGGTEAADGDGARGTGGARAVTAYVREDGADRLAVVLNFGDEEAAVSLAEAVDPTDLLTGVDVSVADPERPEGDVDAVAADTVRVRDAVVCRIA, encoded by the coding sequence ATGAGCAGTCCGCCCGCGGACGCCGAGGCCCGCGAGGACGAGGTGCCCGCCCGCGACGACCCCACCCACCACCCCGGCCCGCCGCGCGCGACGAGCGTGGGCGAGCGCGTCGAACTGGCGCCCCGCGGGCTGGACGCCGTCGTCGACGTCGGTCCCGACGGCGCCCGCACCGACGCGGACGGCCACGACGCGTTCGCGTGGCGCGTCGCGTCCGCGCCGGCCGGGAGCGAGGCGACGCTGGGCGACGGGACCGTCGCCCACCTCGCCCCCGACGTGCCGGGGACGTACCGCGTCGAGTTGGACGCCCCGGACGGCGTCCACGAACAGACCGTGCGCGCGTTCCCCGACGAGCGCGCGGCGACGACGCTCCGGGTCTCGACGGGGGCGTTCGACGTGCCGGCGGCGGAGGTGACCGCCGACCGCGTGTCGGTCGCCGGCCCGTTCAACGACTGGAGCGTCGGCGCCGACCGCCCCGCGGAGGACGACGGCGACCTCGCATACCCGATCCGTCTCCCCCCGGGGAACCACGTCTACTCGTTCGCGCTCGACGACGCGCTCGGCCGCGGCGTCGGCGGCGAGGAGACCGTCCCCGGCCCGGGTCGCCCCCGCGTCCACCTCGACGCCGAGGCCACCGAGGGGGCGGTCGTCGTCACCGCGCACGCGGAGGCGGCGCCGGCCGGCGCGGATCCGGACGTGACGCCCGCCGGCGCCGAGCCGTCGGTGGAGTGGCTGTTCGACGGCCGCGACGACCTCTCGGCGGCGGCCGTCGAGACGGACGGCGACACGCTCACCGTCCCCCGCGAGGCGCTCCCGGCGTCGGGTGTCGCTCGCGTCCACGCCGTTCCGGTCGCCGACCGCTACGGCGTGCTGGACACGGTCGAACTGTCGGCCGAGAGTGCTTCCGCCGGGGACGCGGCGGCCGGAGACACGGCGACCGGCGACGCCGCTGACGCGCCCGTCGTCGCCCGCCCGAACGACCCGCCCGAGTGGGTCGCGTCGGCGACCATCTACGAGGTGTTCGTCCGCTCGTTCGCCGGGGAGACGCCCGAGACGACGTTCCGGGAGGTCGAACGCCGGCTCCCGTACGTCGAGTCCCTCGGCGTCGACGTGCTGTGGCTCACCCCGGTCCTCCGCAGTCCGACGACCCACGGCTACCACGTCACCGACTTCTCCGACACGGCGTCGGATCTGGGGACGCGCGCGGAGTTCGAGTCGCTCGTCGACGCGTGTCACGAGCGCGGGATCCGGGTCGTGTTCGACCTCGTGATCAACCACACCTCCCGCGACCACCCGGCGTTCCAGCAGCACGCCGCCGGCGTCGACGCGTTCGACGAGCAGTACGAACGCCGGCCGGCGGGGGAGAACCCCTCCGGCGTCGAGTGGGCCGGCGAGGGGACGCCGGCGTTCCGGTTCAACTGGGAGCGCATCCCGGACCTGAACTACGACTCGCCGACGGTGCGCGCCTGGATGCTCGACGTGGTCGACGAGTGGGCCGCGGTGGTCGACGGTTTCCGCTGTGACGTGGCGTGGGGCGTCCCGCACGGCTTCTGGAAGGAGGCGGCCGAACGGCTCCGCCGTGACCGTGCCGACTTCCTCCTGCTCGACGAGACCATCCCGATGGACCCGTTCATGCACGAGGCGGAGTTCCACGTTCACTACGACACGACGCTGTACGACACCCTCCGTCGGGTCGGGCGGGGGGACGCCGACGCCGACGCGCTGTTCGACGCGCTCGACGCCGGCGCGGTCCAGGGGTTCCCGCGGTCGGCCGTCCGGATGCGCTACGTCGAGAACCACGACGAGGGGCGCTACCGGGCCGAGTGCGGCGTCGACGCGCTCCGGGCGGCCGCGGCGGCGACGTTCACGCTCCCGGGGGTGCCGATGGTGTACTACGGGCAAGAGCGCGGGATGACGGACTACCGCGGCGAGATGGCGTGGTACGACGGCGACACCGCGCTCACCGACTACCACCGGCGCCTCTCGGCGGCCCGCGACGAACACGCCGCCCTCCGCGAGGGCGCGGTCGAGTCGCTCGACTACGAGGTGCTCGGCGCCGAGGACGACGCGGCGGGCGTCGACGACGCCGCGCCGGGCAGCGGCGGCGGGATCGGCATCGTCGGGGGGACCGAGGCGGCCGACGGCGACGGCGCCCGCGGCACCGGCGGCGCTCGCGCGGTGACGGCGTACGTCCGCGAGGACGGCGCAGACCGGCTCGCGGTCGTGCTCAACTTCGGGGACGAGGAGGCAGCCGTGTCGCTGGCGGAGGCGGTCGACCCGACGGACCTGTTGACGGGCGTGGACGTGAGCGTGGCGGACCCCGAACGGCCGGAAGGCGATGTCGACGCCGTGGCGGCCGACACCGTCCGCGTCCGCGACGCGGTCGTCTGCCGCATCGCGTGA